The following are encoded together in the Kwoniella europaea PYCC6329 chromosome 1, complete sequence genome:
- a CDS encoding T-complex protein 1 subunit gamma, whose translation MAMPGGVPVMVMNTGPERQSGRKAQTANIVAAKTVADVIRTCLGPKAMLKMILDPMGGILLTNDGHAILREIDVAHPAAKSMIELSRTQDEEVGDGTTSVIILAGEILAYSLPLLERHIHPVVIIRAFKQALNDALETIQKISIPVDISSESEMMALIKTSIGTKFSSRWSDLMCSLALQAVRTVAVTAESENGLVGGSAEGKSESLNIKTVDIKRYARVEKVPGGEIEESRVLSGVMINKDVTHPKMRRKIENPRIVLLDCPLEYKKGESQTNIEIQNEKDWNRILQIEEEQIKSMCERIIEFKPDLVFTEKGVSDLAQHYLLKANITAIRRVRKSDNNRIARAVGATIVNRVEDLRDSDVGTQCGLFHIEKLGDEYFTFLDKCSNPKACTILLRGPSKDILNEIDRNLADAMSVARNVVFNPILAPGGGATEMAISVALDEKAKLLPGVAGAPYKAIAEALEVIPRTLVQNCGGNAIRTLTELRAKHAEGHHMFGVDGDTGKVTDMKEYGLLESASVKIQTLKTAIESATLLLRVDDIVSARRPGEEAGAGGGVQTMGGEEGPGGEMPEM comes from the exons ATGGCTATGCCTGGAGGAGTACCTGTCATGGTGATGA ACACCGGGCCCGAGCGTCAATCAGGTCGAAAAGCTCAAACTGCCAATATCGTAGCTGcaaag ACCGTCGCCGATGTAATCAGAACTTGTCTTGGTCCAAAAGcaatgttgaagatgattttggatCCTATGGGTGGTATCTT ATTGACTAACGATGGTCATGCTATCTTACGAGAAATCGACGTAGCTCACCCCGCTGCTAAATCGATGATTGAATTGTCGAGAactcaagatgaagaagttggtgaTGGTACGACCAGTGTGATCATCcttg CCGGTGAAATCCTTGCCTATTCCCTTCCACTCCTCGAACGACACATTCACCCCGTCGTCATCATCCGAGCATTTAAACAAGCTCTTAACGATGCTCTCGAAACTATCCAGAAGATCTCCATCCCTGTCGACATTTCATCCGAATCAGAGATGATGGCTCTCATCAAAACCTCTATCGGTACCAAATTCTCTTCTAGATGGTCAGACTTGATGTGTTCATTGGCCTTACAAGCAGTAAGGACAGTAGCAGTCACAGCTGAATCTGAAAACGGCTTGGTTGGCGGTAGCGCCGAGGGTAAATCGGAGAGTTTGAATATCAAAACGGTAGATATCAAACGATATGCAAGAGTAGAGAAAGTTCCAGGAGGTGAAATTGAAGAATCTCGAGTATTAAGTGGTGTTATGATAAATAAAGATGTCACTCATCccaagatgagaagaaaaaTTGAAAATCCTCGGATCGTACTGTTGGATTGTCCATTAGAATACAAGAAGGGTGAATCTCAAACGAACATCGAAATTCAGAATGAAAAAGATTGGAATAGGATTTTAcaaattgaagaagaacagatCAAGTCAATGTGCGAGAGGATCATCGAATTCAAACCGGACTTGGTATTTACTGAGAAAGGTGTTTCCG ACCTCGCTCAACACTACCTCCTCAAAGCGAACATCACTGCTATCCGACGAGTACGAAAGTCAGATAACAACCGTATCGCTAGAGCTGTAGGAGCTACTATCGTCAACCGAGTCGAAGATCTGAGGGATAGCGATGTTGGTACGCAGTGTGGTTTGTTCCATATTGAGAAGTTGGGTGATGA ATACTTTACCTTCCTTGATAAATGCTCCAACCCTAAAGCATGTACCATCCTCCTCCGAGGACCATCCAAAGATATCCTCAATGAGATAGATCGAAACCTCGCAGATGCGATGTCAGTAGCTCGAAACGTGGTGTTCAACCCTATCCTAGCTCCTGGTGGAGGTGCGACCGAGATGGCCATTTCGGTAGCTTTGGATGAGAAAGCGAAATTACTTCCTGGTGTTGCTGGAGCACCCTACAAGGCTATTGCGGAAGCTTTGGAGGTCATCCCAAGGACGCTGGTGCAGAATTGCGGAGGGAATGCTATTAGGACATTGACTGAGTTGAGA GCTAAACACGCTGAGGGTCATCACATGTTCGGTGTAGATGGTGATACTGGAAAGGTGACAGATATGAAGGAATATGGACTGTTGGAATCTGCTTCTGTCAAGATCCAAACTTTGAAGACTGCTATCGAG TCCGCCACATTGTTGCTTCGTGTAGACGATATCGTATCCGCCAGAAgaccaggagaagaagctggTGCAGGGGGTGGTGTACAGACTATGGGCGGGGAGGAAGGTCCAGGTGGTGAGATGCCTGAGATGTAG